Proteins from a genomic interval of Streptococcus sp. D7B5:
- a CDS encoding sugar ABC transporter permease, whose translation MKKFSKTLRDNWIFLLMVLPGALWLILFFYIPVFGNVVAFKDYHMTSNGFIDSIVNSKWVGLDNFRFLFSSKDAFIITRNTVLYNLGFIFIGLIVSVGIAIILSELRSKRMVKIFQTSMLFPYFLSWVIISFFTDAFLNIDKGVFNHFLTSIGMKEVNFYADLGIWPYLLLFLGIWKGFGYSSVMYYATIMGIDPTYYEAATVDGASKWQRIRNVTIPQLTPLVTVLTILAVGNIFRADFGLFYQIPHNAGQLYNVTNVLDVYVFNGLTQTADIGMASAAGLYQSVVGLILVILSNLLARRVDPNSALF comes from the coding sequence ATGAAAAAGTTTTCAAAGACCTTGAGAGATAACTGGATCTTTCTCTTGATGGTTTTACCAGGGGCACTCTGGTTGATTCTATTCTTTTACATTCCAGTATTTGGGAATGTGGTTGCCTTTAAAGACTACCATATGACCAGTAATGGTTTCATAGATAGTATTGTGAATAGTAAATGGGTCGGGTTAGATAATTTCAGATTCTTGTTTAGTTCAAAAGATGCCTTTATCATCACTCGAAATACCGTTCTCTACAATCTCGGGTTTATCTTTATCGGTTTGATTGTATCAGTAGGGATTGCCATCATCCTCAGCGAGCTCCGCTCTAAGAGAATGGTTAAGATTTTCCAAACGTCTATGTTGTTCCCTTACTTCCTGTCATGGGTTATCATCAGTTTCTTTACAGATGCCTTCCTAAACATTGACAAAGGGGTCTTCAACCATTTCCTAACATCCATTGGCATGAAGGAAGTCAACTTTTACGCTGACTTAGGCATTTGGCCATACCTTCTCCTTTTCCTAGGTATTTGGAAAGGCTTTGGATATAGCAGTGTCATGTACTATGCGACGATCATGGGAATTGATCCAACCTACTACGAAGCAGCAACAGTGGACGGGGCGAGCAAGTGGCAACGCATTCGCAACGTAACCATTCCTCAGTTGACTCCACTTGTAACTGTATTGACCATCCTTGCAGTCGGAAATATCTTCCGTGCAGACTTTGGTCTCTTCTATCAAATTCCACACAATGCTGGTCAGCTTTACAATGTAACCAACGTTTTGGACGTATATGTCTTTAATGGTTTGACTCAGACAGCAGATATCGGTATGGCTTCAGCAGCCGGTCTTTACCAATCCGTTGTCGGTTTGATTCTGGTTATCCTATCAAACTTGCTTGCAAGACGAGTCGATCCAAACTCAGCTTTGTTCTAG
- a CDS encoding carbohydrate ABC transporter permease, giving the protein MAEKKIKKEKIDNVGIHSFSKKADIFFSIISGLIALSCILPFIFVIIISVTDEKSILQYGYSFFPSKFGVDGFQFLAQFKDKILQALFISVFVTVVGTVTNVFITTTYAYAISRTTFKYRRFFTIFALLSMLFNAGLVPGYIVVTRLLQLGDTVWALIVPMLLSPFNIILMRSFFKKTIPEAILESARIDGASEARIFFQICLPLSLPGIATITLLTALGFWNDWFNALLYIKSDNLYPLQYLLMQIQQNMDYIAKAVGLSGQLGVALPKETGRMAMVVVATLPIAILYPFFQRYFVKGLTIGGVKE; this is encoded by the coding sequence ATGGCAGAAAAGAAAATTAAAAAAGAAAAAATCGATAATGTCGGCATTCACTCCTTCAGTAAGAAAGCAGATATCTTCTTTAGTATCATCTCTGGTTTGATTGCTCTTTCTTGTATCTTGCCCTTTATCTTCGTTATCATCATTTCGGTGACAGACGAAAAGAGCATCCTCCAGTATGGATATAGCTTTTTCCCTTCGAAGTTTGGTGTAGACGGATTCCAGTTCTTGGCTCAGTTTAAAGATAAGATCCTCCAAGCGCTCTTTATCTCAGTTTTTGTAACTGTAGTCGGAACAGTGACCAACGTCTTCATTACAACCACTTATGCCTACGCCATCTCACGGACAACCTTTAAGTACCGCAGATTCTTCACGATCTTCGCTCTTCTTAGTATGTTGTTCAATGCTGGTTTGGTACCGGGCTATATTGTGGTAACTCGCCTGCTTCAACTGGGTGATACCGTTTGGGCCTTGATTGTTCCAATGCTCCTCTCACCATTCAACATCATCTTGATGCGTTCCTTCTTCAAGAAGACCATTCCAGAAGCCATTCTCGAATCTGCTCGTATTGATGGTGCCAGTGAAGCTCGGATCTTCTTCCAGATCTGTTTGCCATTGTCACTTCCAGGTATCGCAACCATCACGCTTTTGACAGCTCTTGGTTTCTGGAACGACTGGTTCAACGCCCTTCTTTATATCAAGAGTGACAACTTGTATCCATTGCAATATTTGCTTATGCAAATCCAACAAAATATGGACTACATTGCAAAAGCAGTCGGTCTATCTGGCCAACTGGGAGTTGCTCTACCGAAAGAAACAGGTCGTATGGCCATGGTTGTTGTTGCAACCCTTCCAATCGCGATTCTGTATCCATTCTTCCAACGCTACTTTGTTAAAGGTTTGACCATCGGTGGTGTGAAAGAATAG
- a CDS encoding ABC transporter substrate-binding protein — protein sequence MKNWKKYAFASASVVALAAGLAACGNLTGNNKKAADTASGEKPVIKMYQIGDKPDNLDELLENANKIIEEKVGAKLDIQYLGWGDYDKKMSVITSSGENYDIAFASNYVVNAQKGAYADLTELYKKEGAELYKALDPAYIKGNTVNGKIYAVPVAANVASSQNFAFNGTLLAKYGIDISGVTSYETLEPVLKQIKEKAPDVVPFAVTKNFIPSDNFDYPVPNGLPFVIDLEGDTTKIVNRYEVPRFKEHLKTLHKFYEAGYIPKDVATSDTSFDLQQDTWFVREETVGPADYGNSLLSRVANKDIQIKPITNFIKKNQTTQVANFVISNNSKNKEKSMEVLNLLNTNPELLNGLVYGPEGKNWEKIEGKENRVRVLDGYKGNTHMGGWNTGNNWILYINENVTDQQIEDSKKQLAEAKESPALGFIFNTDNVKSEISAISNTMQQFDTAINTGTVDPDKAIPELMEKLKSEGAYEKVLNEMQKQYDEFLKNKKS from the coding sequence ATGAAAAACTGGAAAAAATATGCTTTTGCATCTGCTAGCGTAGTCGCTTTGGCTGCTGGTCTTGCTGCTTGTGGAAACCTTACAGGTAATAACAAAAAAGCTGCTGATACTGCTTCAGGTGAAAAACCTGTAATCAAAATGTACCAAATCGGTGACAAACCAGACAACTTGGATGAATTGCTAGAAAATGCAAACAAAATCATCGAAGAAAAAGTCGGTGCTAAATTGGATATCCAATACCTCGGATGGGGTGACTATGATAAGAAAATGTCAGTTATCACATCATCTGGTGAAAACTATGATATCGCATTTGCATCTAACTATGTCGTAAATGCTCAAAAAGGTGCTTATGCTGACTTGACAGAATTGTATAAAAAAGAAGGAGCAGAGCTTTACAAAGCACTTGACCCAGCTTACATCAAAGGGAACACTGTAAACGGTAAGATCTATGCAGTACCAGTTGCAGCTAACGTTGCATCATCTCAAAACTTTGCCTTCAACGGAACTCTTCTTGCTAAATACGGTATCGATATTTCAGGTGTAACTTCATACGAAACACTTGAGCCAGTCTTGAAACAAATCAAAGAAAAAGCTCCAGACGTAGTACCATTTGCGGTTACGAAGAACTTTATCCCATCTGATAACTTTGACTACCCAGTACCAAACGGACTTCCATTTGTTATTGACCTTGAAGGAGACACTACTAAGATCGTAAACCGTTACGAAGTGCCTCGTTTCAAAGAACACTTGAAGACTCTTCACAAATTCTATGAAGCTGGATACATTCCAAAAGACGTAGCAACAAGCGACACTTCATTTGACCTTCAACAAGATACTTGGTTCGTTCGTGAAGAAACAGTAGGACCAGCTGACTACGGTAACAGCTTGCTCTCACGCGTTGCTAACAAAGACATCCAAATCAAACCAATCACTAACTTTATCAAGAAAAACCAAACAACACAAGTTGCCAACTTTGTTATCTCAAACAACTCTAAGAACAAAGAAAAATCAATGGAAGTGTTGAACCTCTTGAACACGAACCCAGAACTCTTGAACGGTCTTGTTTACGGTCCAGAAGGCAAGAACTGGGAAAAAATTGAAGGTAAAGAAAACCGTGTACGCGTCCTTGATGGCTACAAAGGAAATACTCACATGGGTGGATGGAACACTGGTAACAACTGGATTCTTTACATCAACGAAAACGTTACAGATCAACAAATCGAAGATTCTAAGAAACAATTGGCAGAAGCTAAAGAATCTCCAGCACTTGGATTCATCTTTAACACTGACAATGTGAAATCTGAAATCTCAGCAATTTCTAACACAATGCAACAATTCGATACAGCTATCAACACTGGTACTGTAGACCCAGATAAAGCTATTCCAGAATTGATGGAAAAATTGAAATCTGAAGGTGCCTACGAAAAAGTATTGAACGAAATGCAAAAACAATATGACGAATTCTTGAAAAACAAAAAATCATAA
- a CDS encoding rhodanese-related sulfurtransferase — MAKDIRVLLYYLYTPIENAEQFAADHLAFCKSIGLKGRILVADEGINGTVSGDYETTQKYMDYVHSLPGMEDLWFKIDEENEQAFKKMFVRYKKEIVHLGLEDNDFDNDINPLETTGAYLSPKEFKEALLDEDTVVLDTRNDYEYDLGHFRGAIRPDIRNFRELPQWVRDNKEKFMDKRVVVYCTGGVRCEKFSGWMVREGYKDVGQLHGGIATYGKDPEVQGELWDGKMYVFDERIAVDVNHVNPTIVGKDWFDGTPCERYVNCGNPFCNRRILTSEENEDKYLRGCSHECRVHPRNRYVSENELTQAEVIERLAAIGESLDQVATV, encoded by the coding sequence ATGGCAAAAGATATTCGTGTCTTACTTTACTACCTTTATACTCCAATTGAAAATGCAGAGCAATTTGCGGCAGATCACTTGGCTTTCTGTAAATCAATCGGCCTTAAAGGTCGTATCCTAGTCGCTGACGAGGGAATTAACGGAACTGTTTCAGGTGACTACGAAACAACTCAAAAATACATGGACTACGTTCACAGTCTCCCAGGCATGGAAGACCTCTGGTTCAAGATTGACGAAGAAAATGAACAAGCCTTCAAGAAGATGTTTGTTCGCTACAAGAAAGAAATTGTCCACCTTGGTTTGGAAGACAACGACTTTGACAACGACATCAACCCACTTGAAACAACAGGTGCTTACTTGTCTCCAAAAGAGTTCAAAGAAGCCCTTCTTGACGAAGATACCGTTGTCCTTGACACACGTAACGATTATGAGTACGACCTAGGACATTTCCGTGGAGCTATCCGCCCAGACATCCGCAACTTCCGTGAGTTACCACAATGGGTTCGTGACAACAAGGAAAAATTCATGGACAAGCGTGTCGTGGTTTACTGTACAGGTGGCGTTCGTTGTGAGAAATTCTCAGGTTGGATGGTTCGTGAAGGCTACAAAGATGTTGGCCAATTGCACGGAGGAATCGCAACTTACGGTAAAGACCCAGAAGTTCAAGGTGAGCTTTGGGATGGGAAAATGTACGTCTTTGACGAGCGTATCGCAGTCGATGTCAACCATGTTAACCCAACCATCGTAGGGAAAGACTGGTTTGATGGAACACCATGTGAACGTTATGTCAACTGTGGAAATCCCTTCTGTAACCGTCGTATCCTAACATCAGAAGAAAATGAAGACAAATACCTTCGTGGATGCTCACACGAGTGCCGTGTTCACCCACGCAACCGCTATGTTTCAGAAAATGAATTGACACAAGCAGAAGTGATCGAGCGCCTAGCCGCTATCGGTGAAAGCTTAGATCAAGTCGCTACAGTATAA
- a CDS encoding DUF4299 family protein, whose protein sequence is MAKTFFIPNKESILGQQEVLTAKSILALVEGLESHSYDAVYLRQPLNRLEYMECGIVGQSQFLFKVNYADSRKGYQVVIPDFLTRADWEIVEALLQALSSKLGQVVEGLEDFDFEAYFRQTIQHYLADKAVRLVYCQGLLSPIYLNKDYLESFLAEDGLARFEELVKKVQGSDAYLASVKFYPDAQGKVHGIYHLAQGVKTILPKEPFVPAPYTEQLAGKELVWEIDLVKISGDGSKAEDYETIARLDYARFLESLPTEFYHQLDANQLEVQAILGKDFEGLASIE, encoded by the coding sequence ATGGCGAAAACATTTTTTATCCCAAATAAAGAAAGCATTCTAGGACAACAGGAGGTCTTGACTGCCAAGTCCATCTTGGCCTTGGTGGAGGGCTTGGAGTCGCACAGTTATGATGCAGTCTATCTCCGTCAGCCCCTCAATCGTCTCGAGTACATGGAGTGTGGGATTGTAGGCCAGTCGCAATTTCTTTTCAAAGTGAACTATGCGGATAGTCGAAAAGGCTATCAAGTGGTGATTCCAGACTTTCTTACCAGAGCGGACTGGGAGATTGTAGAGGCTCTCCTCCAAGCCCTATCGAGCAAGTTGGGGCAAGTGGTAGAAGGGCTAGAAGACTTTGACTTTGAAGCTTATTTCCGACAAACGATCCAGCATTATCTAGCGGATAAGGCGGTTCGTTTAGTATATTGCCAAGGACTCTTGTCTCCTATTTATCTCAACAAGGACTACCTCGAGAGCTTTTTGGCTGAGGACGGATTGGCACGTTTTGAAGAGCTAGTCAAGAAGGTTCAAGGCTCTGATGCCTACCTTGCCAGTGTGAAATTTTACCCGGATGCTCAAGGCAAGGTGCACGGTATCTACCACCTAGCCCAGGGAGTCAAGACGATTTTACCTAAGGAGCCCTTTGTACCAGCACCCTATACCGAGCAGCTAGCAGGCAAGGAGCTTGTTTGGGAGATTGACCTAGTGAAGATTTCTGGTGATGGGTCCAAAGCAGAAGACTATGAAACCATCGCTCGCTTGGACTATGCAAGATTCCTAGAGTCACTACCAACAGAATTTTACCACCAACTAGATGCCAATCAATTGGAAGTACAAGCCATTTTGGGAAAAGATTTTGAAGGATTGGCAAGCATCGAGTAG
- a CDS encoding DUF6574 domain-containing protein — MTQEWFESADLEKKSPQTKSEIQPNEPETSETVETELQVSQETPISPKESETHEEEAPETIEEAQTEEEGEGKAEEEHKQENPAKEKSNLSKALDSPYIPDIDPRKTARFKEEIALFWTWLLDAIQEPTASKNTDQKHRYSVFGLLTLLSSISLFFSIYHIKHLYYGYMASIANSLPNQLPPLDLFAGLSILVASALFYFSIILGGFTVRRVLDQESDFTFQEACDRYSRLFAIPLVLTALASFFALFGGLRFAGILTLLSMTIFALGNLFVISKPSKTSSLDPFYRFLLAVLLDAAILLPFFIAELALTVDYLRILTFF, encoded by the coding sequence ATGACACAAGAATGGTTTGAAAGTGCCGATCTTGAGAAGAAATCACCTCAGACAAAATCAGAAATCCAGCCCAACGAGCCTGAGACTTCAGAAACTGTGGAGACCGAACTACAAGTAAGCCAAGAAACTCCTATCTCACCTAAAGAGTCGGAAACGCATGAGGAGGAAGCTCCCGAAACGATAGAAGAAGCCCAAACCGAGGAAGAGGGAGAAGGGAAAGCTGAAGAGGAGCACAAGCAAGAAAACCCTGCAAAAGAGAAAAGTAACCTCAGCAAGGCTTTAGATAGTCCCTATATCCCAGACATTGACCCTCGTAAAACTGCCCGGTTCAAAGAAGAAATCGCACTATTTTGGACTTGGTTGCTGGACGCTATCCAAGAACCAACTGCCAGCAAGAATACGGACCAAAAGCATCGTTACAGTGTCTTTGGCCTGCTCACTTTACTATCCTCGATTAGCCTTTTCTTTAGTATCTATCATATCAAGCACCTCTACTACGGCTATATGGCCTCTATTGCCAATAGTTTACCTAACCAGCTCCCTCCTTTAGATCTCTTTGCTGGGCTTTCTATCTTGGTCGCTAGCGCTCTATTTTACTTTTCTATCATTTTGGGAGGCTTTACTGTCCGACGTGTGCTGGACCAGGAGAGCGACTTCACATTCCAAGAAGCTTGCGATCGTTACAGCCGGCTCTTTGCTATACCACTTGTCCTAACAGCTCTAGCAAGTTTCTTTGCACTTTTTGGTGGCTTACGATTTGCTGGCATCCTCACTCTTCTAAGCATGACCATCTTTGCCCTTGGAAATCTCTTTGTGATTAGCAAGCCAAGTAAGACCAGTAGCCTTGACCCATTTTATCGTTTCTTACTAGCTGTCTTACTTGATGCTGCTATTCTCTTACCCTTCTTCATTGCAGAGTTGGCGCTAACAGTGGACTACCTTCGCATCCTGACCTTCTTTTAA